Proteins encoded by one window of Conger conger chromosome 1, fConCon1.1, whole genome shotgun sequence:
- the si:ch73-22o12.1 gene encoding poliovirus receptor homolog isoform X2 translates to MARDMSKYFSDATKNCVFAVAALFLVIQGAASQRVKVQPEVVSYPGETITLRCTFPDQGEIQLTQVSWIWEPTNEGERDNIAVYHPQFGASYPASPFTGRVDFTTPSLDNPSITIKDVKMTDEGNYICEYATYPSGNEQGTTALVILAKPKNTASIVSVIAGEKPVVVATCMSANGKPPAQVSWVTALTGNATTASGPGEDSTVTVSSEYRMVPRPRDNGKDLTCIVNQRAQEKAQSIPLKLVIEYPPQVNIIGYDNNWYVGRTNVVLTCEATANPVADSVVWKAMSGPMPDTVQVKNKVLTVLKVDDRVNTTFVCEVKNRLGVGKDQVTAVVREPSKDPSNVGVVAGAIIGSLLALLLVAALIAVLVTRSRRQQQGYRGNANQGAYDIKTRIFGGKKTSKNGAGGNNNGPIYTYRESDSETLTEKSNNAPRGEPLNTTPTAHDILLSNDLDESERRKFDELEAAEEEDEGYDHFAGAAPILQIRPHDPHDPAAYLDDDMESQRDGSVISRTAVYV, encoded by the exons gagCAGCCTCCCAGAGGGTGAAGGTGCAGCCGGAGGTGGTGTCCTACCCGGGCGAGACCATCACTCTGCGCTGCACGTTCCCCGATCAAGGAGAAATCCAGCTGACCCAG GTCTCCTGGATTTGGGAGCCAACCAATGAAGGGGAACGGGACAACATCGCCGTCTACCACCCTCAGTTCGGGGCCAGTTACCCCGCCTCGCCCTTTACGGGGAGGGTGGATTTCACCACCCCCAGCCTGGATAACCCGTCCATCACCATCAAGGACGTGAAGATGACGGACGAGGGGAACTACATCTGCGAGTACGCCACCTACCCCAGCGGGAACGAGCAGGGCACCACCGCCCTCGTCATCCTGG ccaAGCCCAAGAACACGGCCTCCATCGTCTCGGTGATCGCCGGGGAGAAGCCGGTGGTGGTGGCGACCTGCATGTCGGCCAACGGGAAGCCCCCGGCGCAGGTCAGCTGGGTGACGGCCCTCACCGGCAATGCCACAACCGCGTCGGGCCCGGGTGAGGACAGCACCGTCACCGTGAGCAGCGAGTACCGCATGGTGCCCAGGCCCCGCGACAACGGCAAGGACCTCACCTGCATCGTCAACCAACGCGCGCAGGAGAAGGCGCAGAGCATCCCGCTGAAGCTCGTCATAGAGT ATCCTCCGCAGGTCAACATCATCGGGTATGACAACAACTGGTACGTTGGCCGGACGAACGTCGTGCTGACCTGCGAGGCTACGGCAAACCCTGTGGCCGATTCCGTCGTCTGGAAAGC tATGTCGGGGCCCATGCCGGACACCGTGCAGGTGAAGAACAAGGTGCTGACGGTGCTGAAGGTGGACGACCGCGTTAACACCACCTTTGTGTGCGAGGTCAAGAACCGACTGGGCGTGGGGAAGGACCAAGTCACCGCCGTGGTCAGAG AGCCCTCAAAGGACCCCTCCAACGTGGGCGTGGTCGCGGGCGCCATCATCGGCAGTCTCCTGGCCCTCCTATTGGTCGCTGCCCTGATCGCCGTGCTGGTAACGCGCAGCCGGCGGCAACAGCAGGGTTACCGCGGCAACGCCAACCAGGGCGCCTACGACATCAAGACGCGCATCTTCGGGGGCAAGAAGACGAGTAAAAACGGGGCCGGGGGCAACAACAACGGCCCCATCTACACCTACCGCGAGAGCGACTCGGAGACGCTGACGGAGAAGTCCAACAACGCCCCGCGGGGCGAGCCCCTCAACACCACGCCCACCGCCCACGACATCCTGCTCAGCAACGACCTGGACGAGTCGGAGCGCCGCAAGTTCGACGAGCTGGAGGCCgccgaggaggaggacgagggctACGACCACTTCGCCGGGGCCGCGCCCATCCTGCAGATCCGCCCCCACGACCCCCACGACCCCGCCGCCTACCTGGACGACGACATGGAGTCGCAGAGGGACGGCTCGGTCATCTCCCGGACGGCCGTGTACGtctag
- the si:ch73-22o12.1 gene encoding nectin-2 isoform X1, with translation MARDMSKYFSDATKNCVFAVAALFLVIQGAASQRVKVQPEVVSYPGETITLRCTFPDQGEIQLTQVSWIWEPTNEGERDNIAVYHPQFGASYPASPFTGRVDFTTPSLDNPSITIKDVKMTDEGNYICEYATYPSGNEQGTTALVILAKPKNTASIVSVIAGEKPVVVATCMSANGKPPAQVSWVTALTGNATTASGPGEDSTVTVSSEYRMVPRPRDNGKDLTCIVNQRAQEKAQSIPLKLVIEYPPQVNIIGYDNNWYVGRTNVVLTCEATANPVADSVVWKAMSGPMPDTVQVKNKVLTVLKVDDRVNTTFVCEVKNRLGVGKDQVTAVVREKRLPGKGATTGSIIGAIIGVIVLLAIIATAVVMIRKHRQSKDDTPPNYKPPPPRKTGGSTEMTSSRENVTESHPLSNLYYETNGEPVTNLDSYHDEDGEPRYYDNAGHAGAPSGLDDSGLDYPRDEAVDEPMYSSPVDEEDYPGNEEEPRGMEEEPEPEPEPEPNPNPNPNPNPNPNPNPNPVPSRGDSFMSPAMYV, from the exons gagCAGCCTCCCAGAGGGTGAAGGTGCAGCCGGAGGTGGTGTCCTACCCGGGCGAGACCATCACTCTGCGCTGCACGTTCCCCGATCAAGGAGAAATCCAGCTGACCCAG GTCTCCTGGATTTGGGAGCCAACCAATGAAGGGGAACGGGACAACATCGCCGTCTACCACCCTCAGTTCGGGGCCAGTTACCCCGCCTCGCCCTTTACGGGGAGGGTGGATTTCACCACCCCCAGCCTGGATAACCCGTCCATCACCATCAAGGACGTGAAGATGACGGACGAGGGGAACTACATCTGCGAGTACGCCACCTACCCCAGCGGGAACGAGCAGGGCACCACCGCCCTCGTCATCCTGG ccaAGCCCAAGAACACGGCCTCCATCGTCTCGGTGATCGCCGGGGAGAAGCCGGTGGTGGTGGCGACCTGCATGTCGGCCAACGGGAAGCCCCCGGCGCAGGTCAGCTGGGTGACGGCCCTCACCGGCAATGCCACAACCGCGTCGGGCCCGGGTGAGGACAGCACCGTCACCGTGAGCAGCGAGTACCGCATGGTGCCCAGGCCCCGCGACAACGGCAAGGACCTCACCTGCATCGTCAACCAACGCGCGCAGGAGAAGGCGCAGAGCATCCCGCTGAAGCTCGTCATAGAGT ATCCTCCGCAGGTCAACATCATCGGGTATGACAACAACTGGTACGTTGGCCGGACGAACGTCGTGCTGACCTGCGAGGCTACGGCAAACCCTGTGGCCGATTCCGTCGTCTGGAAAGC tATGTCGGGGCCCATGCCGGACACCGTGCAGGTGAAGAACAAGGTGCTGACGGTGCTGAAGGTGGACGACCGCGTTAACACCACCTTTGTGTGCGAGGTCAAGAACCGACTGGGCGTGGGGAAGGACCAAGTCACCGCCGTGGTCAGAG AAAAGCGTCTGCCAGGTAAAGGGGCGACGACCGGCAGCATCATCGGTGCCATCATCGGCGTGATCGTCCTGCTGGCCATCATCGCCACCGCCGTGGTGATGATCCGGAAGCACCGCCAGAGCAAGGACGA CACCCCGCCCAATTACAAGCCGCCCCCGCCCAGGAAGACAGGCGGCTCCACTGAG ATGACCTCCAGCCGGGAGAACGTCACAGAGTCCCATCCCCTCAGCAACCTTTACTACGAGACCAACGGAGAGCCTGTCACT aATCTGGATTCTTACCATGATGAAGACGGTGAACCCAGGTACTACGACAACGCCGGTCACGCTGGCGCCCCCTCTGGTCTGGATGACTCGGGCCTGGATTACCCGAGGGATGAGGCGGTCGACGAACCGATGTACTCCAGTCCCGTGGACGAGGAGGACTACCCCGGGAATGAGGAAGAGCCCCGCGGGATGGAGGAAgagcctgagcctgagcctgagcccgagccaaacccaaacccaaacccaaacccaaacccaaacccaaacccaaacccaaaccctgtTCCCTCCCGCGGGGACAGCTTCATGTCTCCGGCCATGTATGTGTAG